The following coding sequences lie in one Falco naumanni isolate bFalNau1 chromosome 18, bFalNau1.pat, whole genome shotgun sequence genomic window:
- the LOC121099110 gene encoding uncharacterized protein LOC121099110 encodes MIPSGPAVSLPHLGGPALLPPSPAAVSSPTLPACRFLPPITSAPFPSQRAAEAGQPSQHTHSRAQGRDKDPRKSPTMAGQGETLLGGRKQPFAGVTLTDSFIAMKNLPWPVEPLCAGSRSMELLSPSTLRLDRENICAIGRLQSLQEIHSLYLQQVRPYGRCRQQRSALVPRVKSSSGRPQTPPALLQGFDLLHGQKVWQCSPLMTMLPMEFKQGSGISHSVLFKPTQGALASS; translated from the exons ATGATCCCCTCAGGCCCTGCGGTCTCTCTGCCCCACCTGGGGGGCCCAGCgctgctcccccccagcccggcagcAGTGTCCTCGCCGACCCTCCCAGCCTGCAGGTTTCTGCCCCCCATCACCTCAGCACCCTTCCCTTCGCAGAGAGCAGCGGAGGCAGGCCAGCCCTCACAGCACACCCACTCAAGGGCCCAAGGAAGAGACAAGGACCCCAGGAAGTCCCCTACCATGGCTGGGCAGGGCGAGACCCTGCTTGGGG GCCGTAAGCAGCCCTTCGCCGGGGTGACCCTCACTGACAGCTTCATTGCCATGAAGAACCTGCCTTGGCCAGTGGAGCCCCTGTGCGCAGGGAGCCG ATCCATGGAGCTGCTGTCCCCCTCAACTCTCCGCTTGGACCGGGAGAACATCTGTGCTATTGGGAGGCTCCAGAGCCTGCAGGAGATTCACAGCCTCTACCTGCAGCAGGTAAGGCCCTATggcaggtgcaggcagcagagatCAGCCCTGGTCCCACGGGTAAAGTCCTCCTCGGGGAGACCGCaaacacccccagctctgctccagggtTTTGACTTGCTACATGGCCAGAAGGTCTGGCAGTGCTCCCCTCTGATGACAATGCTACCGATGGAATTCAAGCAAGGGTCTGGCATCAGCCATTCAGTGCTTTTTAAGCCCACACAAGGAGCCTTAGCATCCTCCTGA
- the MRPL10 gene encoding 39S ribosomal protein L10, mitochondrial → MAALSGGVPWRRGWLPALQLVRRGSKAVTRHWKAMHFQRQKLMAVTEYLAPRPAVPPHCLAPRKEASQEDNGYARLLRRQVEEVFQDSRMIAVCQYNSMPDEDMVLMRQYLRKHNIEVKFVLNEIVRPVLSQSKYKNLLPLFVARNILLVSPETKAREMLRVLKRVPQVNLLAACIDDTILSRQGVENFAKLPPLEAAQGQTVGALGLLPSQTSSLLQCGSAHLTALLDQHIRQLQAGETGSPAEPAPAQSSGAH, encoded by the exons ATGGCGGCGCTGAGCGGCGGCGTGCCATGGCGGAGGG GCTGGCTGCCCGCCCTGCAGCTCGTCCGCCGCGGCTCCAAGGCGGTCACCCGCCACTGGAAGGCCATGCACTTCCAACGCCAGAAGCTGATGGCCGTCACCGAGTACCTGGCCCCGCGGCCCGCCGTCCCACCGCATTGCCTGGCCCCCAGGAAGGAGGCGAGCCAGGAG GACAATGGTTACGCCCGGCTGTTACGGCGGCAGGTGGAGGAGGTGTTCCAGGACAGTCGGATGATTGCTGTGTGTCAGTACAATTCCATGCCCGATGAGGACATGGTGCTGATGAGGCAGTACCTCCGAAAGCACAACATTGAGGTCAAGTTCGTCCTGAACGAG ATTGTCAGACCTGTGCTGTCACAGTCCAAGTACAAGaatctccttcctctctttgtGGCACGCAATATCCTGCTGGTGAGCCCGGAAACGAAGGCGAGGGAGATGCTGCGGGTGCTGAAGAGAGTGCCACAGGTCAACCTCCTGG ctgcctGCATCGATGACACCAtcctgagcaggcagggagtgGAGAACTTTGCCAAGCTGCCTCCTCTGgaggctgcccaggggcagACGGTGGGTGCCCTgggcctcctgccctcccagacgtcctccctgctccagtgtggctCCGCGCACCTCACGGCTCTGCTGGATCAGCACATCcgccagctgcaggctggggagacGGGGAGCCCAGCTGAGCCCGCCCCTGCCCAGAGCTCGGGGGCTCACTGA
- the SP6 gene encoding transcription factor Sp6 codes for MLTAVCSTLGTQPSDAPRASPSHLDLQPLQPFQPHGSAAAGAADFTSPLPPPELSLAGPDDTTFANPGTYDPHGPPRLELPTDGPTAPGAYAKLLPAAPDMAHPYEPWFRPPHPGAPGEEGGVNWWDLHAGASWMELPPGQGGGLQVPGHPGLPPALGGYGGGEHQLCAPPAHLLPPPTQHLLGPEGTKALEGPPEPRGPETEGSGRPKGARRAVPRGGGQAACRCPNCQEAERGGPCPEGAKRKHLHNCHIPGCGKAYAKTSHLKAHLRWHSGDRPFVCNWLFCGKRFTRSDELQRHLQTHTGAKKFACPVCGRVFMRSDHLGKHMKTHDGGKDGGEPEVKGAGDPSASKGGKRESEGGNAAPTN; via the coding sequence ATGCTCACAGCCGtctgcagcaccctggggacCCAGCCCTCCGACGCACCCCGCGCCTCCCCGAGCCACCTGGACCTGCAGCCGCTGCAGCCCTTCCAGCCCCACGGCAGCGCCGCGGCCGGTGCCGCCGACTTCacctccccgctgccccccccggAGCTGTCCCTGGCGGGTCCCGACGACACCACGTTCGCCAACCCCGGCACCTACGATCCCCATGGCCCCCCGAGGTTAGAGCTGCCCACCGAcggccccaccgcccccggCGCCTACGCCAAGCTGCTGCCGGCTGCCCCGGACATGGCGCATCCCTACGAGCCCTGGTTTCGGCCCCCCCACCCTGGTGCCCCCGGTGAGGAGGGAGGTGTCAACTGGTGGGACCTCCACGCTGGAGCCAGCTGGATGGAGCTGCcccctgggcagggtggggggctgcaggtgccTGGGCACCCCGGGCTGCCACCGGCCCTGGGGGGGTATGGCGGGGGGGAGCACCAGCTCTGcgccccccctgcccacctgcTGCCCCCACCCACCCAGCATCTCCTGGGACCGGAGGGGACGAAGGCACTGGAGGGACCCCCCGAGCCCCGGGGGCCGGAGACGGAGGGCAGTGGGCGGCCGAAAGGTGCCCGTCGTGCCgtgccgcggggcggggggcaggcgGCGTGTCGCTGCCCCAACTGCCAGGAGGCGGAAagggggggtccctgccccgaGGGGGCGAAACGCAAACACCTACACAACTGCCACATCCCCGGCTGCGGCAAGGCGTACGCCAAGACCTCCCACCTGAAAGCCCACCTGCGCTGGCACAGCGGCGACCGACCCTTCGTCTGCAACTGGCTCTTCTGCGGCAAACGCTTCACCCGCTCCGACGAGCTGCAGCGGCACCTCCAGACCCACACCGGCGCCAAGAAATTTGCCTGCCCCGTCTGCGGCCGCGTCTTCATGCGCAGTGACCACCTGGGCAAGCACATGAAGACACACGATGGGGGCAAGGACGGGGGCGAACCTGAGGTCAAGGGCGCTGGGGACCCGTCGGCCAGCAAGGGAGGCAAGAGGGAGTCCGAGGGGGGTAACGCCGCCCCCACAAACTGA
- the LRRC46 gene encoding leucine-rich repeat-containing protein 46 has protein sequence FFFFQNQIEKIENLDCFPNLRFLCLAGNHIPRVENLQPLRHLRVLDLSHNQIQMLDPDELPRCLRLLDLRGNECTHQHGYRELVVGALPHLLQLDAQPVCASVGEEEEEGGSSSSEDEDDELLSEPSDPFTTDKDFFADLHWELAGRSRQRQREALEEHRTRLEELEELRERQGLLLPPAPLSPGREGAACVTAPAPRRSQPCPQAKLGTQLPPLPGPSRQHACLKPQ, from the exons ttttttttttttcagaaccaaATTGAGAAGATTGAGAATCTAGACTGCTTTCCCAACCTGCG gttCCTCTGTCTGGCTGGAAACCACATCCCTAGAGTGGAGAACCTGCAGCCCCTGCGACACCTGCGTGTTCTGGACTTGTCCCACAACCAGATCCAGATGCTGGACCCAG ATGAGCTGCCCCGCTGCCTCCGACTCCTGGACTTAAGGGGAAACGAATGCACCCACCAGCACGGCTACAG AGAGCTGGTGGTGGGAGCCCTGCCACATCTCCTGCAGCTGGATGCCCAGCCCGTCTGTGCCAGCGtgggtgaggaagaggaggaaggaggctCTTCCAGCAGTgaggatgaagatgatgagTTGCTTTCTGAGCCGAGCGACCCTTTCACTACAGACAAAG ATTTCTTTGCGGATCTGcactgggagctggctgggcgCTCGCggcagaggcagagggaggcCCTGGAGGAGCACCGGACCCGTctggaagagctggaggagctgcggGAGCGTCAGGGTCTGCTGCTACCCCCTGCACCGCTGAGCCCAGGCCGGGAGGGAGCAGCCTGCgtcacagccccagcacccaggcgGTCTCAGCCTTGTCCCCAAGCAAAGCTGGGGACacagctgccacctctgccaggGCCCAGCAGGCAGCACGCCTGCCTGAAGCCCCAGTGA
- the SCRN2 gene encoding secernin-2, with protein MVGQDSAPSSCDCFVALPPHTATPAVIFGKNADRPRREVQEVVYIPAATHHPGDKVQCTYLEIEQVERTHAVVLSRPAWLWGAEMGANEHGVCVGNEGVWTREPIGEDEALLGMDLVRLGLERGSSAREALQVMAALLERYGQGGSCKEEPVPFVYHNTFLLADRTEAWVLETAGRYWAAQQIREGSRNISNQLSIGREITAEHAGLRQRAHSQGWWSGAAEFNFAEVFSLPHQPARMEAAKARYCAGKELLRQHAGHITAETFMAILRDKESGICVDSEGFHTAGSMVSVLPQDPALPCVHFFTATPDPSRSVFKPFVFVAGLKPAPQVRSPTFRDDPAKQIPRFQSTVDRRHELYCRHQAALELMERDQEQGQKLLQTLRDLEKQGLEGMNALLGGKVTPSSEELADLFFDCVEAEMKFYT; from the exons ATGGTGGGGCAGGATTCTGCACCCTCATCCTGCGACTGCTTCGTGGCACTGCCGCCGCACACCGCGACGCCCGCCGTCATCTTCGGCAAGAACGCCGACCGGCCGCGGCGCGAAGTCCAGGAGGTTGTCTACATCCCCGCCGCCACCCACCATCCCGGGGACAAAGTCCAG tgcacCTACCTGGAGATCGAGCAGGTGGAAAGGACCCATGCAGTGGTGCTGAGCCGTCCCgcctggctgtggggtgccGAGATGGGCGCCAATGAACACGGTGTCTGTGTGGGCAATGAGGGCGTCTGGACCCGTGAGCCCATCGGGGAGGATGAGGCGCTGCTGGGGATGGACCTGGTGAG gctgggttTGGAGCGGGGCAGCTCTGCCCGGGAGGCTCTGCAGGTGATGGCGGCGTTGCTGGAACGCTACGGCCAGGGTGGGAGCTGCAAGGAGGAGCCGGTGCCCTTTGTCTACCACAACACCTTCCTGCTGGCTGACCGCACCGAGGCCTGGGTGCTGGAGACGGCCGGCCGGtactgggcagcccagcagaTCAGAG AGGGCAGCCGCAACATCTCCAACCAGCTCAGCATCGGGAGGGAGATCACGGCCGAGCACGCGGGGCTGCGGCAGCGAGcgcacagccagggctggtggaGCGGGGCTGCCGAGTTCAACTTCGCCGAGGTCTTCTCCCTGCCGCACCAGCCCGCTCGCATGGAGGCTGCCAAGGCCCGCTACTGCGCCGGCAAGGAGCTGCTGCGGCAGCACgcag GTCACATCACGGCAGAGACGTTCATGGCCATCCTGCGGGACAAGGAAAGTGGGATCTGCGTGGACTCGGAGGGGTTCCACACGGCAGGCAGCATGGTGTCCGTGCTGCCCCAGGACCCCGCCTTGCCCTGTGTGCACTTCTTCACAGCCACCCCTGACCCCTCCAG GTCCGTCTTCAAGCCCTTCGTCTTTGTGGCCGGCCTCAAGCCCGCACCGCAGGTGAGATCTCCCACCTTCCGCGACGACCCTGCCAAGCAAATCCCACGGTTCCAGAGCACAGTCGATCGGCGGCATGAGCTCTACTGCCGGCACCAGGCAGCCCTGGAGCTGATGGAGAGGGACCAG gagcagggccaGAAGCTCCTGCAGACGCTGCGGGACCTGGAGAAGCAGGGTCTGGAGGGGATGAACGcgctgctgggagggaaggtGACCCCCAGCTCAGAAGAGCTGGCCGACCTCTTCTTCGACTGCGTGGAGGCAGAGATGAAGTTTTACACGTAA